The following are from one region of the Heterodontus francisci isolate sHetFra1 chromosome 34, sHetFra1.hap1, whole genome shotgun sequence genome:
- the LOC137348505 gene encoding uncharacterized protein: protein MRLLSIWVVWGAFLTDLSHGDSVTQPRSPDVKTEGEAVILSCTYDTTRSEYSLYWYQQHPDTQPEFILRKDSDNYEDKADFAKNRFSAELHTVTKFTSLTISGLQLTDSAMYYCAFRLTVMESSLTPVQKLPLECGWELRSVGVCVESQADVQRQCAARSQALKHTPRGNQINLGSNCHPTVSRNGREIKLQNPIRQTDPAQKTYVRTPVLIPSLNNLLSCLRMLSSHFLVSPVVLCDQPVVSWLSVNGNTPSWATVRVLIGKWLHF, encoded by the exons ATGCGGCTACTCAGCATCTGGGTTGTGTGGGGAGCATTTCTGACAG attTAAGTCATGGAGATTCTGTCACTCAGCCGCGGTCCCCAGATGTTAAGACAGAAGGAGAAGCGGTGATTTTAAGCTGTACCTATGATACGACACGGAGCGAGTATTCTTTATACTGGTACCAGCAACACCCAGATACACAGCCCGAGTTTATACTGAGGAAGGATTCTGATAATTATGAAGATAAAGCAGATTTTGCTAAAAATCGTTTCTCTGCTGAGCTCCACACCGTGACTAAATTCACCAGTTTAACCATCTCAGGGCTGCAGCTGACTGACTCTGCCATGTATTACTGCGCCTTCAGACTCACAGTGATGGAAAGCAGTCTCACCCCTGTACAAAAACTGCCTTTGGAGTGTGGGTGGGAGCTCCGGTCTGTTGGGGTGTGTGTAGAATCGCAGGCAGATGTGCAGCGACAATGTGCCGCGCGCAGTCAGGCACTCAAACACACACCGAGAGGAAACCAAATTAACCTCGGATCAAACTGTCACCCAACTGTTTCCAGGAACGGCCGAGAAATCAAACTACAGAATCCAATCAGACAGACAGATCCAGCACAGAAAACATATGTGAGGACCCCAGTTCTAATCCCCAGCCTCAATAATCTGCTGTCATGTCTCAGGATGCTCTCATCTCACTTCCTTGTGTCTCCAGTGGTGCTGTGCGACCAGCCGGTCGTCAGCTGGCTGTCAGTGAATGGAAACACCCCGAGCTGGGCTACAGTCAGAGTTCTGATAGGGAAATGGCTGCACTTTTAG